The proteins below come from a single Hippocampus zosterae strain Florida chromosome 5, ASM2543408v3, whole genome shotgun sequence genomic window:
- the tmem67 gene encoding meckelin isoform X3, translated as MCNGNGSAFSVPNSSGDRCERCQASFIKSSCVCNPPSVLTGGLCIPPGSLSININPSVNFAQLKFSIVSAWFLKNLYSSAAACLNFSNLTACQALGNMCVMNMHSFSGASVDACGLFNAVFRSQAAFSSTQDISYWRHNLPWLYYGDEPGLASRVLQTDPVPVNFIFRGRNKNTEIKLLAAVYSVRGDFLRWETIGGANLQICPETSIKRTSAFSFGTAYQESCDLSVADLLRAYPEPLFYDVFLDLGGEESRKLLPLPTLVLNQQYNGKFINQESMTNWYLSRRMFLVDALSGREKIPSLLPKVIRIANSVKIRFRLVPGTQQGQVFPPLMSVEYKDVLVTDVNTQTVSMSFAVEYEMDQNEARLKTDTALGVLAGLAVLLSVLKTVSWKRRIASPVIDLRTMLMFFLFYAGDLANVFLAVTVGTGLYWLILYKAQQHASVLLPLPHQEEQFVTYICCTFALKTVQFLHKLIVQLSVDVFFIDWERPRSKASRNVPANGQQKRDASPVSIWRTYFVANEWNEIQTIRKIRPNFQIMAVLFFLEVLGFSNLALRDPWPTLQRPPQVYTPSYSLIMRYGLSATLWLCIGLLQVLFFTVFYEHFVEDKIRQFVDLCSISNISVLVLPQRCFGYYIHGRSVHGHADTNMEEMNSNLRREAESLCGQRGLLPNTDMQTFQVALSARLRSHYDRIRDSFTRRHGPSRLMDGPSFNQSDQNIRAYQTMNHFLGSVIDHAHPDMDYIVRDKLALERVMGMEFLEPNDKSIFYNDEGHSFSDTLYYGNEGTLLIFDTLFFCVVDLASQNFVLAAILTYLQQMIFERIRNSFGRRNLVNKTLVDDRFLI; from the exons GTGCGAGAGATGTCAGGCTTCCTTCATCAAAAGCTcttgtgtgtgtaaccctccctcTGTGCTG ACAGGAGGGTTGTGTATCCCACCAGGAAGCCTTTCCATAAATATTAATCCCAGTGTCAACTTTGCTCAGTTG AAGTTCAGCATCGTGTCTGCCTGGTTCCTCAAAAATCTCTACTCATCCGCAGCAGCCTGCCTT AATTTCTCCAACCTGACGGCGTGCCAGGCCCTCGGCAACATGTGCGTGATGAACATGCACTCCTTCAGCGGCGCGAGCGTTGATGCCTGTGGCCTCTTTAACGCCGTCTTCAGATCGCAGGCCGCCTTTAGCTCCACTCAAGACATCTCCTACTG GAGACATAATCTACCATGGCTTTATTATGGCGATGAACCAGGATTGGCAAGTCGAGTCCTTCAGACGGATCCAGTCCCAGTAAACTTTATTTTCAGAGGAAGAAACAAG aaTACGGAGATTAAGCTGCTTGCTGCCGTTTATAGTGTCAGAGGCGACTTTCTTCGATGGGAAACCATTGGAGGAGCCAATCTCCAG ATTTGTCCAGAAACATCCATTAAACGGACATCAGCATTCAGTTTTGGCACCGCTTACCAAGAAAGT tgtgatCTTTCAGTCGCAGACCTGCTGCGTGCGTATCCTGAGCCGCTGTTTTATGATGTGTTTCTGGACCTCGGCGGAGAAGAGAGCAGAAAACTTCTCCCTTTGCCCACATTGGTCCTTAACCAGCAATATAATGGAAAGTTCATTAACCAAG AAAGCATGACCAACTGGTACCTGTCGCGGCGTATGTTTCTTGTGGACGCGCTGAGTGGCAGGGAGAAAATTCCAAGCCTCCTTCCTAAAGTCATCCGCATTGCCAACTCTGTGAAAATAAG GTTCCGATTGGTTCCAGGCACACAACAGGGTCAGGTCTTCCCCCCACTGATGAGCGTGGAGTACAAAGATGTATTGGTCACCGATGTCAACACACAAACTGTGTCT ATGAGCTTTGCCGTGGAGTATGAGATGGATCAGAATGAGGCTCGCCTGAAGACGGAT ACTGCTCTGGGTGTGTTGGCTGGTCTGGCTGTGCTCTTGTCAGTGCTCAAAACAGTCAGCTGGAAGAGGAGGATCGCCTCACCTGTCATCGATTTGAGG ACCATGctgatgtttttcttgttttacgcCGGAGATCTGGCCAATGTTTTCCTTGCCGTCACTGTGGGAACTGGACTTTACTGGCTCATCCTTTACAAG GCCCAACAGCATGCCTCGGTGTTATTGCCGCTCCCTCATCAAGAGGAGCAGTTTGTGACGTACATCTGCTGTACGTTTGCTCTTAAG ACAGTGCAGTTCCTCCACAAGCTGATTGTGCAGTTATCTGTAGACGTCTTCTTCATTGACTGGGAAAGGCCACGCAGCAAAGCAAGCAGGAATGTGCCAG CCAACGGCCAGCAGAAACGTGACGCCTCACCTGTCAGCATCTGGAGAACCTACTTTGTAGCCAACGAGTGGAACGAGATCCAGACCATCCGCAAGATTCGGCCAAACTTCCAGATCATGGCTGTGCTCTTCTTCCTTGAA GTGTTGGGTTTCTCCAATTTAGCCCTGAGGGACCCCTGGCCAACTCTGCAGCGCCCCCCACAAGTGTACACACCTTCATACAGCCTTATCATGCGCTATGGTCTGTCGGCAACACTCTGGCTGTGCATTGGACTTCTGCAG GTCCTTTTCTTCACCGTATTTTATGAGCATTTTGTGGAAGACAAAATCCGCCAGTTTGTGGATCTCTGCTCAATCAGTAAT attTCCGTGCTTGTCTTACCTCAGCGCTGTTTTGGCTACTACATCCATGGGCGCTCTGTCCACGGCCACGCTGATACCAACATGGAGGAAATGAACAGCAATCTCAGAAGAGAAGCT GAGTCACTGTGTGGCCAACGAGGTCTTCTTCCCAACACAGACATGCAGACTTTCCAGGTGGCCCTTTCCGCACGGTTGCGCTCACATTACGACAGGATACGGGACTCTTTCACCAGG CGACACGGACCATCAAGGCTCATGGACGGGCCCTCATTCAACCAGTCTGACCAAAACATCCGAGCCTACCAAACCATGAACCACTTTCTTGGATCAGTCATAGATCAT GCCCACCCTGACATGGACTACATTGTAAGAGACAAACTGGCGTTGGAGAGGGTCATGGGCATGGAGTTCCTTGAACCGAATGATAAGAGCATCTTTTATAATG ATGAAGGACACTCCTTCAGTGATACACTCTATTATGGAAATGAGGGCACACTGCTGATATTTGACACCCTGTTCTTCTGCGTTGTCGACCTCGCTTCTCAGAACTTTGTACTTGCTGCTATCCTTACATACTTACAGCAAATG ATCTTTGAAAGGATTCGCAATTCTTTCGGAAGGAGAAACCTCGTCAACAAAACACTGGTGGATGACAGATTTTTGATATGA